A genomic segment from Candidatus Hinthialibacter antarcticus encodes:
- the trpS gene encoding tryptophan--tRNA ligase: MTKKRVFSGIRPTGEIHLGNYFGALRNWVDLTDAYNCIYCVVDYHAITTPFDAKDMPQTVFNSMASLMAIGLSPDNCSLVVQSDIKEHTELAWILSCIAPLGQMERMTQFKEKSNQSPEHINLGLLSYPALMASDIVVYRAEAVPVGDDQIQHLELTRDLTRKFNNAYGEFFPDPEPILSKTPRLMGLDGKSKMSKSLGNHISLFEEPETLNKKVMTAVTDENRKRRTDPGDPDICNIFALHNIFSAKEEIETINTECRSAGIGCVDCKKMLLKQVEPFIEPFRTKYNELQAKPDEVKTAYAEGAAKSRPLAQETIAGVKDRMGLGRHTL, encoded by the coding sequence ATGACAAAGAAACGCGTTTTTTCCGGCATTCGCCCGACAGGCGAAATTCACCTGGGCAACTATTTCGGCGCACTGCGCAATTGGGTCGATTTGACTGATGCGTATAACTGCATCTATTGCGTCGTCGATTACCACGCCATCACCACTCCGTTCGACGCGAAAGACATGCCCCAAACCGTGTTCAACAGCATGGCGTCTCTGATGGCGATTGGCTTGTCGCCTGACAACTGCTCGCTGGTGGTGCAATCTGACATTAAAGAACACACCGAACTGGCGTGGATTCTCTCCTGCATCGCGCCGTTGGGCCAGATGGAGCGCATGACCCAGTTCAAAGAAAAATCCAACCAGTCGCCGGAACATATAAACCTTGGTTTGTTGTCATACCCCGCGTTGATGGCGTCTGACATCGTGGTCTACCGCGCCGAGGCCGTCCCGGTGGGCGACGACCAGATTCAGCATCTCGAATTGACCCGCGACCTGACCCGTAAATTCAATAACGCTTACGGCGAGTTTTTCCCTGACCCGGAGCCGATCTTATCGAAGACCCCGCGTTTGATGGGCCTCGACGGCAAGTCCAAAATGAGCAAATCATTGGGCAATCACATCTCGTTATTTGAAGAGCCGGAAACGCTCAACAAAAAAGTGATGACCGCCGTCACCGACGAAAACCGCAAACGCCGCACCGACCCGGGCGACCCCGATATCTGCAACATCTTCGCCCTGCATAACATCTTTTCAGCGAAAGAAGAAATTGAGACAATCAATACCGAATGCCGCAGCGCGGGCATCGGCTGCGTCGATTGCAAGAAGATGTTGCTCAAGCAGGTGGAGCCGTTTATTGAACCATTCCGCACGAAGTACAATGAGTTGCAAGCCAAGCCAGACGAAGTGAAGACAGCTTACGCAGAAGGCGCGGCCAAATCGCGTCCGTTGGCGCAAGAAACCATCGCCGGCGTCAAAGACCGCATGGGCCTGGGTCGGCATACGCTTTGA
- a CDS encoding L-dopachrome tautomerase-related protein, with product MKLILTTIIASITLLISTAPALAAEWEEGKYPYEIVAELDQAPGNITVTPDGRILFSMMQFFETNLRTGEWKDGKIVPFPDNQWAIGGAKNAISHDTTLGIQSDPQGIVWILDNAERGQTQQKLIAWDTRTDTLHKIIYLCAPVVVEGSFLNDLSVDTTHNKIFLSDTAGDKAALVVVDIKTGHARRVLEGHKSVLPEDIDLVIDGRACASLDPSGNPVRPRVAVNGLALGPKNEWLYYGPFSSHSMYRIRVADLLDESLTNGALSKRVERYSEKPLSDGMGTDSEGNIYLTSISDNAVGVITPDRKYKVLFKDDAVVHWPDGMSYGPDGYMYIVANQLHLTPRMNAGVMEAKPPYYIIRFKALAPGTIGR from the coding sequence ATGAAATTGATTCTCACAACGATTATTGCATCCATCACTTTACTGATTTCAACCGCTCCGGCTCTCGCCGCTGAGTGGGAAGAAGGCAAGTACCCCTACGAAATCGTGGCGGAACTCGACCAGGCGCCGGGCAACATCACCGTCACACCCGACGGGCGCATCCTGTTTAGCATGATGCAGTTTTTTGAAACCAATCTACGCACCGGTGAATGGAAAGACGGCAAGATTGTACCGTTCCCTGATAATCAATGGGCCATCGGCGGCGCTAAGAATGCGATCTCTCACGACACCACCCTGGGCATTCAATCTGACCCGCAAGGCATCGTCTGGATTCTCGATAACGCAGAGCGCGGACAAACCCAGCAAAAACTGATCGCCTGGGATACGCGCACGGACACGCTGCACAAAATCATTTACCTGTGCGCTCCCGTGGTTGTTGAAGGTTCATTTTTGAACGATCTTTCCGTTGATACTACGCACAATAAGATTTTTCTCTCAGACACAGCAGGCGACAAAGCCGCGCTGGTTGTGGTGGATATCAAAACAGGCCATGCGCGCCGCGTACTCGAAGGCCACAAGAGCGTCTTGCCGGAAGACATCGACCTGGTGATCGACGGGCGCGCCTGCGCCAGCCTCGACCCCAGCGGCAACCCGGTGCGCCCCCGCGTAGCCGTCAATGGGCTTGCGCTCGGCCCGAAGAACGAATGGCTCTACTACGGCCCGTTTTCTTCGCACAGTATGTACCGTATCCGCGTCGCCGATTTATTGGATGAATCATTGACCAACGGCGCGTTATCAAAACGGGTGGAACGCTATAGCGAGAAGCCGCTGAGCGACGGCATGGGGACCGATTCGGAGGGCAACATCTATCTGACCAGCATCAGCGATAACGCGGTGGGCGTCATCACCCCCGACCGCAAGTATAAAGTCTTGTTCAAAGACGACGCCGTGGTGCACTGGCCAGACGGCATGAGCTACGGCCCTGACGGGTATATGTATATCGTCGCCAACCAACTGCACCTCACCCCGCGCATGAACGCGGGCGTGATGGAAGCCAAGCCGCCCTATTATATCATCCGCTTTAAAGCGCTGGCGCCGGGAACCATCGGACGCTAA
- a CDS encoding DoxX family protein produces the protein MNRLKTILKTNDAASTIIIRVMVGSVFLSEGIQKFLYADSVGAGRFVKIGIPLPEIMGPFVGGMEILCGALLLLGLFTRAAALVLMLIMCVAIFSTKLPILLGSEFWIFSLKSLKRYGFWSMAHEARTDFCMLLGSLFLFIVGAGRRSLDFRFYNKMKNGNTDSREA, from the coding sequence ATGAACCGTCTGAAAACAATCCTAAAAACCAATGACGCCGCATCAACCATCATAATCAGGGTGATGGTCGGAAGCGTATTTCTTTCGGAAGGCATTCAGAAGTTTTTGTATGCAGATTCTGTTGGAGCGGGGCGGTTTGTGAAGATCGGCATCCCCCTGCCGGAGATCATGGGGCCGTTCGTCGGCGGGATGGAGATACTCTGCGGGGCGCTGCTTCTTCTGGGGCTATTCACTCGCGCGGCGGCTTTGGTTCTCATGTTGATTATGTGCGTCGCCATCTTCTCAACCAAACTCCCGATTCTACTCGGCAGCGAGTTCTGGATATTCTCACTGAAAAGCCTGAAGCGGTATGGTTTCTGGAGCATGGCGCATGAGGCGCGTACGGACTTTTGTATGTTGCTTGGTTCATTGTTTTTGTTCATTGTCGGCGCTGGAAGACGTTCGTTGGACTTTCGCTTTTATAACAAAATGAAAAACGGAAATACTGATTCAAGGGAAGCATGA